In the genome of Microbacterium paraoxydans, the window TCGTGAGCGCCTTGCCGAACGCGGTCATCACTGCCCCCTGGCGGCGTAGAACGATTCCGTGGCGTCCTTGGCCGGCGCCCACCAGTCCTCGTTCTCGCGATACCACTCGATGGTCGAGGCCAGGCCCGACTCGAAGTCGGAGAATCGCGGCGCCCAGCCGAGCTCGGTGCGCAGCTTCGTGGAGTCGATCGCGTAGCGCAGGTCGTGACCGGCGCGGTCGGTGACATGGTCGTAGGCGTCGGCGGGCTGGCCCATCTGCGTGAGGATCAGCTCGACGACCGACTTGTTGTCCTTCTCGCCGTCGGCGCCGATCAGGTACGTCTGGCCGATCTCGCCCTTCTCCAGGATCGTGAGGACGGCCGAGGAGTGGTCGTCGGCGTGGATCCAGTCGCGCACGTTCTGCCCGGCGCCGTACAGCTTGGGCCGGATCCCGCGCAGCACGTTCGTGATCTGGCGCGGGATGAACTTCTCCACGTGCTGGTAGGGGCCGTAGTTGTTCGAGCAGTTCGAGATCGTCGCCTGCACCCCGAACGAGCGCACCCAGGCGCGCACCAGCAGGTCGCTGCCGGCCTTCGTGGACGAGTACGGCGACGAGGGGTTGTACGGAGTCTGCTCCGTGAACCGTGCCGGGTCGTCCAGCTCCAGATCTCCGTAGACCTCGTCGGTGGAGATGTGGTGGAACCGGCGATCGTGTCGGCGGGCGGCCTCCAACAGCGTGTAGGTGCCGATGATGTTCGTGTCGAGGAACGGCCGCGGGTCGTGCAGCGAGTTGTCGTTGTGGGACTCGGCGGCGTAGTGGACGACGGCGT includes:
- the rfbB gene encoding dTDP-glucose 4,6-dehydratase; this translates as MTRLLVTGGAGFIGSNFVHHVVAHTDAQVTVLDKLTYAGNRASLAGLPADRVELVEGDIADAALVDSLFARTDAVVHYAAESHNDNSLHDPRPFLDTNIIGTYTLLEAARRHDRRFHHISTDEVYGDLELDDPARFTEQTPYNPSSPYSSTKAGSDLLVRAWVRSFGVQATISNCSNNYGPYQHVEKFIPRQITNVLRGIRPKLYGAGQNVRDWIHADDHSSAVLTILEKGEIGQTYLIGADGEKDNKSVVELILTQMGQPADAYDHVTDRAGHDLRYAIDSTKLRTELGWAPRFSDFESGLASTIEWYRENEDWWAPAKDATESFYAARGQ